From the Cloeon dipterum chromosome 4, ieCloDipt1.1, whole genome shotgun sequence genome, the window CACAAAGTATAGGcattcaagttaaaattattagtcATGCAACTCAATACTATCACAATGATTATCAGaaatgcataatatatttatcaacaTTACAAGGAagagaaacattaaaattctgtgtttaaatattttatattttgttccaGTCCATCGctgaaatttatgaaacaGAGGCACCTGACCTTGAAGCTGCTACTTCGCATTATGAAAAAGCAGCCGATTATTTCAGAGGCGAGGAGTCCAATTCTTCTGCCAATAAATGCATCCTGAAAGTTGCCCAACACGCAGCTCAGTTAGCTGATTACGAAAAAGCCATTTCAATTTACGAGCAAGTTGCCGCCACCTCGCTAGAGAGCTCCCTCCTCAAGTATTCCGCGAAAGAGTACTTCTTCAGGGCTGGTCTGTGCCACCTCTGTGTTGACATGCTGAACGCCCAGCTTGCACTGGACCGATACATCCAGCAGTATCCAGCTTTCCAAGACGCGAGGGAATACAAACTTCTTAAGGTATCATTCTCACTGACAGACAACCGCTTTTGctggattaaatattttttttctttttctaagGTGCTAATGGAGCATATGGAGGAGCAAAACGTTGATGGATTCACAGAAGCTGTTAAGGATTACGACACAGTCTCTAGGTTCGATCAGTGGTACACCACCATCCTCTTAAGAATCAAGAAGTCGGTGCAAGACAATCCCGACTTGTGCTAATCCCGCAACATTCCTTGGCttactcattttttatttttgttgtaaatataattaagaTTTTCTCTCGATCGTATTGAGAAAAAAGTAAACTCTTAAGAATTTCCATAACTATTCCTATCACTTTTGGTTGCAGTTCTCTTGGTGTACATAATGAGATCAAAGGCAAAAATATATCACATAAAGCAAACCAAATTGTAAAACTATGTTAGTAAAAAATGGTTGGAAGTATAACTGAGAGCGCGCAAGAGCATCGAGTCAATTTTGCTCAGGATGggcaattgaaaatatctatACCCCTAAGTTatgtttggaaaataaaaaatacaagttaTGACGTAACAtacttgattattttgtttcattagaACCTAAtggaaatgtcaaaatatttttttatttccttacaTCTGGTACCAGAATTTTATCCCCACTCAAATCAATGTCACAGGGGTCTCTAATTACGTGAAAATGGCTTGAAAATAATGTAATCATTAACTTGCATTCCTCGACTGATCAAATTCAGCTGACTCGTTAATGATAAgaactaaaaatgaaatctacACATGTCATGCTTCCCTTACAAGCTGCGCACCTCCTAATCTTTAGTTTCACACCGCAATAAGAATACTACACAAAGATGAACATTTCGAGAAAGGAAAAACTGACgcaaaatgtattaatttaacttcttaaaatttatttagttgttttacaatttttgaccGAAAAGTCATCTCTTTCTGGACTGGGCCCTGTCTGGGCTGGACCGACCAATCAAACAACCAATTTCAGCGAGTGATTCATTgatgagtgtgtgtgtgtggttgtgtgtatttatctttggaaatgtaaaaatgacTGTGGTGGAATGTGTTTCAAGTAATAAATTAGGGCCGGCAGGCACCTCACTTGGAGGTCATCATGGTGACGAACTCCTCATAATTGACCTGGCCGTCACCATCAATGTCCGCTTCACGGATCATTTCATCCACCTCCTCATCAGTCAGCTTCTCACCCAAGTTGGTCATGACATGCCTGATGAAAAAGCAATAGAAGTATATTTTATTCGATTGGAAAAACTCGAATGCACAAACCTGAGCTCAGCAGCCGAAATGAAACCATTTCCATCCTTATCAAACACTCTGAAGGCCTCGCGGATCTCTTCCTCAGAATCAGTGTCCTTCATTTTGCGCGCCATCATGGTCAGGAACTCGGGAAAATCGATGGTTCCATTGCctgaaaataacattaattaacaattaaaaaacgatatatttacaattaaattaaacaacactataatgtcaaattaaaaaaaaaatatgtgtttgACTTAGAAAATGATTTACACGCGATGAGTCACCCCTCTAATTTAAGGCAGAGCAAAGATCACCTATTGCCCTTTTTCAGGGGTAACaggctaaaattaattcagtacATAAAGCACTCAAAAACTATGTAAACAAATAGCAACAGTTAAATTAGAGGCTGcagatataaatataattaccaTCAGCATCGACCTCGTTGATCATGTCCTGTAGCTCAGCTTCCGTGGGATTCTGTCCAAGGGACCTCATGACGGTTCCCAATTCTTTGGTGGTGATGGTTCCATCGCCGTCTTTGTCGAACAATGAAAACGCCTCTTTGAATTCAGCGATTTGTTCTTCAGTCAGTTGGTCCGCCTATAATTAGGTCGGAGTTTTCGATGAGACCTCACATATAACATTGTGACGATCCAAGGGTCGAGggaaaattaaacggtttctttttaaaacgGTCATCTGGGGTCGCAACCGTCCCCAAGGGGGTGGAGAACAACCTAAAGGGGCGGCCGCCATTTTAGCCGCTAATGACTAAggaattcttttttcaaaaaattaaagacctAGGAGCATCAAGGGGCACTAAAGGATCGCAGATGACAGACAAATGGGAACGGATGACTTGCTTACCATGGTTGATTGCTGGATGTGACCGAGAAGACGGTCGGCCGATTCAGAAGCTATAAAGCAACTAGCAAGAAATTAGTTCGTGAGGTAGTCATCCGCGGATAATGTTTATGTAATTCACAGCTTGTGTTGAGCCAGTTGCATTAGTATTGTAGAGAAGAAATAAAGCTGGGGCtaaattaaatcgttttattgaaacaaaaggttggctatttaaatgttttatatttttgtgtaaCAGTAAATTCGCGAGAGAAAATAGATCCAACTGCCATTGGCCAGTAGAGACGTCGCATTGCAGTCAGTCGAAGGCGGCCTAATTCAAAAATACGTCACGGAGAtgtataatttgatttattatagTATTTTACAGGTATCTGCACGTGCATTTTGGATAATAACGTATCACGGTGAAAAGTCACTTCAAAGGGATCAGTTGACAAGAACACCAGCTTGCTGGGGCGCTTTCGGCGCTTCTTGTTTCTCCTGCTCTTCGTCTCCGGCGTTCCTCACTCTGatgttgtatttttctttatagTCGTTCAATTCAGTTCCTTTACGTGTCAACGCCTCGTTGTGCAACCGGATGGCTTCGCCAAGCTGCTCCAGACTCTGCAGAAGCTGCGGACGCACTTCTTTGACGGTGCGTTCGACCAGCACGCCGTTGATTAGGCGGAAACATTTTCGATCATCTTCAATCTTCCCCAGGGCGTCTACCACGATCCTAAAACAAAGACCTTTTTGACTTGGGCGCATGGGCGGCGAGCTTGATTTTACTTGTGTTCGTTCTGGTCAACTTCCATCTCCGATATTTTGAGGGCAAGCCGCCGCTGTTCATTGCGAAGGGCATTAAAGCCGGCCACAATTTCCTCAGGAGACTTTCCTTTATCGGCCATGCTTGTGCTTGTTTTGATACCTCATGTCTTAAAAACTACCGGTTCCCCTCCCAGTCACTCCTAGCTGGAATACCGGTTGCCTAATAATACCGCACCATAAAAGGTTAGGCAGAGAAGAATAATAGCAAAGTGACGAAATCCCAaccaaattattattgaaataataatgccCCATTAAAATGTGAAAGTCTAAAAACAATTAGGAAAACCTTGAcctattttttcagttttattgcCACCGTTAATGAAGTTTTTAGATAAATCCATGACCTTTAATGAACATAGGTTTGACGATTTGATGACTTTAATAccatatatacatttttatttttctgttttatggGATGCGTTCAGTAACAACTGTATTTTTATAcgaacaaaattgtaaatgaaatatttattaaacaccaaaaggtgtacaacagacataaaATACAGATTAATTAAGTACGAACAAAATTGTGTGTTCCTTTTTAATGTTAACTATGGCCTCCTGTTAATTGACTTTGAATTATTCacaagttttttctttaaaaattatattcataaaaaattgattaaaattttaaagagctaaaaaatgataatttcccACATTTTCCTTTCTGGCGATTAAagcgaaaatgaaataaaataggccAACTGGGGGCGCCACGCGCAAATCTGTTCGGAAAAACCGACGAGCATTTTCATCGCTGGCCGCCAGATGTCCAAGAAAGCGTTGGCAACCAGCATCGAGCGTTTGTCGTGCGGGCTGCATACTCCAGCAACGATCAGGCGCCAATCGAAATAATTACGAGGGAGGAACTTCGGCCGTACAAATCTCCACGGCCCAAACATaggttcaaaaaattaaaaactagaaatttttgtttttcggcGGGAAAAAGGGTTGCGACTTGGCAACGGGGCGGCAATTAAGACGCTGGCTGGCAGCGTTCCGTTCCAGTGACTCGGCGTACTTCCGCTGCACGCTGAGTGCGTGTCTTCACCTTGAGTCGCACCAGGCGCGCGAGAGAGCGCCCAGCGGCTTTTGCCAAATCCGAAAATTTGATGCACAGAAGTCGCGCGTCGACGCTGCCGGGGCGAATTTATTCGGCCGaaagaggaggaggaaaaatcAGGGCGGACGGACACCGGAAGCCGGTTTTTCCTGTTGCTGTCGCGCTCTGCACGTGCAAAGGGGTTGGTCCGCGCCTCgtggagagaaagagagagagaggaccAGGGGTGAATGAGGGGTGCTGACGTCACGAGGCACGCTACGCTAGCTAGCTGTGGCTGCGCCGCTagctgctgcctgcctgccgaaACACCTGGCCTGGTCGCGGGTCCAGGTGCATGCGGGACGACAGCTGGCGGAACGACGACCATCACCAGCGCGAGAGCAACCTTGCGGAAATCAACAGATATCCCCGCGCGTTCAAAATACTACACGCGCACTCATAATAAATACGCGCGCATTCAGATTTCTCCCCGAGATCGACTCtctgcgccgcgcgcgcacttgcgttttattttgcgGGAAAATCAGCGCCTCCTTCCTTTTTCCTATGATTCCACGATATTCGCTTTCCCAAGAGCCAAGGTTGATCAGATCACGTGCGTGtcgcttttttattcttcagtCAGATTTCACATTTTGAAGTGCGCGAAATACAATGGCCGCGTAAGTGACACACTGactcttttaattattgttacaaAAGAGGCGGAAGCTTGTATTTTGGccggtgaaaaataaatgttcttgGAGATTTCTTGCACTGatagtttcattaaaatttaaagggtGGTACGAGctcttaatttattaataaaaattgtctgGTGACAAGACTATAAGGAGTAATTATCATTATATTAGTCCCTATCACTATAACCAAGGTTGTTTATCTTGTAGAGATATTTTCACTAGAGGTTGTTTTTCCACGTACTAATTGAAAATCAGGCTTCATCATCGTTGCTCAATAATCGtcatttaattgtttactAGTTTTGGTGTCCCTTTTTGTTAAGTGTAGCCTTGGTGCTTCTAGAAATAGGAAACTGACAccgaaactggtaaaaaataaGTGAAATTATTGAGCATGCTTATTGGGGAGCTTTAAATTCAGGAATTATTCACTATATGTTAGTAGTTTT encodes:
- the alphaSnap gene encoding alpha-soluble NSF attachment protein isoform X1, producing MADSEAKGHALMAEARAKLQKPSGLLSFFFGGSSKVEDAVECYQRAGNMFKMAKKWNEAGKAFCEAASLHAKADSKHDAATNYVDAANCFKKSDANEAVSCLLKAIEIYTDMGRFTMAARHHQSIAEIYETEAPDLEAATSHYEKAADYFRGEESNSSANKCILKVAQHAAQLADYEKAISIYEQVAATSLESSLLKYSAKEYFFRAGLCHLCVDMLNAQLALDRYIQQYPAFQDAREYKLLKVLMEHMEEQNVDGFTEAVKDYDTVSRFDQWYTTILLRIKKSVQDNPDLC
- the alphaSnap gene encoding alpha-soluble NSF attachment protein isoform X2, whose protein sequence is MGDSEQKAYQLISEAEKKLNRSNGFFGQLFGGSSKVEDAVECYQRAGNMFKMAKKWNEAGKAFCEAASLHAKADSKHDAATNYVDAANCFKKSDANEAVSCLLKAIEIYTDMGRFTMAARHHQSIAEIYETEAPDLEAATSHYEKAADYFRGEESNSSANKCILKVAQHAAQLADYEKAISIYEQVAATSLESSLLKYSAKEYFFRAGLCHLCVDMLNAQLALDRYIQQYPAFQDAREYKLLKVLMEHMEEQNVDGFTEAVKDYDTVSRFDQWYTTILLRIKKSVQDNPDLC
- the LOC135941916 gene encoding calmodulin — its product is MADQLTEEQIAEFKEAFSLFDKDGDGTITTKELGTVMRSLGQNPTEAELQDMINEVDADGNGTIDFPEFLTMMARKMKDTDSEEEIREAFRVFDKDGNGFISAAELRHVMTNLGEKLTDEEVDEMIREADIDGDGQVNYEEFVTMMTSK
- the Pfdn2 gene encoding prefoldin subunit 2, which encodes MADKGKSPEEIVAGFNALRNEQRRLALKISEMEVDQNEHKIVVDALGKIEDDRKCFRLINGVLVERTVKEVRPQLLQSLEQLGEAIRLHNEALTRKGTELNDYKEKYNIRVRNAGDEEQEKQEAPKAPQQAGVLVN